In Verrucomicrobiota bacterium, the genomic window TGCAGTTCGACGCGGCGCCCAATGTTGAACGGCGTCATGCGCGGGTCCCGGACGAGATCGGTCGGGGTGGCGACGCCGAGGAGGCAGAAACAGAGTCGGTTCCAAAGAGGCTCTGTTGCGCGGCGTGAATGGCATTCCCGAATGGCGGCAAAAAACTCGTCTGAATTGAAGGGGAGGCTGCGGACGACGTCGAGTTCGTCGATGAAGAGCACCCATGAGGCGTCCGGGATGGCGAGCAGCGTCCGTTCAAGCGTCCAGAAGAACCGCTGGGCCGGGCCGAGTTTTGTGGTTTGGATCCAGAGGGACTCGATGGGTTCCTCGAGGCAGGACTGCGAGGCGACGCGGGCGAGCAAGCCGTTGTACCATTGTTCGGCGGTTAGGTTTTGGCCGAGGGCGGTGAGGTCAAGAATGATGATGCGTTTGCCGCGTTCGCGAAGTTTGCTGGCGGTGCGGACCATGAGGGAGCTCTTTCCCATCTGGCGCGAGGTGAGGACATAGCAGAATTCTCCTGCATTGAGGGCGGCCAGGAGTTCCTTATCCGCCTGTCGTTCCACATAACTGGGTACTTCCAGGCCGAGGGTGCCTCCCGCGACGTAGAATTGATTTTCCCGCTGCGACATGTGCCGAAACCTTGGAGTTGGTCCGCAGCGGTGTCCAGTGGTGAAACGCCGCCGAAATTTTCTGCGTGCAAGCTCCGGGGGGCGAACCTATAGAGGGGCCGCCAGGTGGCGAGACTCGTTGCCCCGCATGCCTTTTTGATTCCATTGGAATGGGATGGAGCGGGCTTGGAAGGCGAGGGCGAAGGTTTCAGCCGTCTGTGTCCTTTGGCACCTTTACCACTTATGGCTTCGCTTAGACCTTTCGCCGCCTTGCGGCCCCGATCCGAATGGGCGGCACGAATCTGTGAACTTCCCTATGACGTGATGTCCTCGGAGGAGGCGCGCGCGCTTGCGCAGGGTAATCCGCACAGTTTTTTGCGGGTGAGCAAGCCCGAGATCGATCTGCCACCGGGCACGGATCTCTATGCCCCGGCGGTTTATGCCAAAGGCCGTGAGAACTTTGAGCGGATGATGCGGGAGGGCTGGCTGCGGCAGGATGCGGAACCGTCTTTCTACTTTTATCGCCAGATCATGGGAGGGCACGTCCAGACCGGATTGGTCGCGACGGCCAGTTGCGAGGAATACTTGCAGGGCATCGTGAAGAAGCACGAGTTGACACGGGTGGACAAGGAAGATGACCGGGTGCGGCACATTGAGACGCTGGGTTCCCAGACGGGGCCGGTCTTTCTGACCTATCGGGCGACGGAGGAATTGGACCGGCTGGCGACTGCGCTGACCTCGGGAACCCCGGAAGTGGATTTCACCGCGGCGGATGGCGTGCGTCATTCCGCTTGGGTTGTGTCGGACCGCGAGTACATGGGGCGGATAGAGGAAGCTTTCAGGCGAGTTCCGGCGTTGTACATCGCGGACGGGCATCATCGCAGCGCCGCCGCGGCGCGCGTGTATCAGAGCCGGAAAGGTTCAGGGGAGAGCGGCGGGTTCCTGGCCGTGGTGTTCCCGCACACGCAAATGCGAATCTTGCCCTACAACCGTGTTTTGCAGGATTTGAATGGGCACCGTCCGGAGGCGTTGTTGGAGAAACTGGATGCGGTGTTTGTGATTCAGCGCGAAGGCAAGGCGAGCCCGGCCCGACGAAACGAACTTGGGTTGTTCTTGGACGGACGCTGGATCAGCCTGCATTTCCGGCCGAAATACGCGGCCACGACCGATCCGATTGAACGGTTGGACGTGACCCTATTACAGAAGTATGTGCTTGATCCGATCTTGGGCATTCAGGATCCCCGCACGAGCAAGAGGATTCAGTTTGTGGGCGGCATTCGCGGGACGGAAGAGCTCGAGAAGAGGGTTCTGGAGGGTGGTTGTGCCTGCGCGTTTTCGATGTATCCCACGAGCATCGACGATCTGATGGCGATTGCGGATGCCGGGGGC contains:
- a CDS encoding DUF1015 domain-containing protein; translation: MASLRPFAALRPRSEWAARICELPYDVMSSEEARALAQGNPHSFLRVSKPEIDLPPGTDLYAPAVYAKGRENFERMMREGWLRQDAEPSFYFYRQIMGGHVQTGLVATASCEEYLQGIVKKHELTRVDKEDDRVRHIETLGSQTGPVFLTYRATEELDRLATALTSGTPEVDFTAADGVRHSAWVVSDREYMGRIEEAFRRVPALYIADGHHRSAAAARVYQSRKGSGESGGFLAVVFPHTQMRILPYNRVLQDLNGHRPEALLEKLDAVFVIQREGKASPARRNELGLFLDGRWISLHFRPKYAATTDPIERLDVTLLQKYVLDPILGIQDPRTSKRIQFVGGIRGTEELEKRVLEGGCACAFSMYPTSIDDLMAIADAGGIMPPKSTWFEPKLRDAMFCHML